Proteins encoded by one window of Salvia splendens isolate huo1 chromosome 5, SspV2, whole genome shotgun sequence:
- the LOC121802041 gene encoding cleavage and polyadenylation specificity factor subunit 1-like isoform X2: protein MSFAAFKMMHWATGIEHCASGFITHSSADSTPKIPPITADDIDSDWTTSTKPIGPVPNLITAAANVLEVYIVRIQEEASPSLAHKAAAEPKGGGAVLAGVSGASLELVCHDRLHGNVESLEVLPNGATDGGRRRDSIILTFRDAKISVLEFDESICGLRTSSMHCFEGSDWVHLRRGREFFPRGPLVKVDPLGRCAAVLAYGLQMIVLKAAEASTGLTAPAEDSTFRAAAASRIESSYIVGLRDLDMKHVKDFIFIHGYIEPVVVILHEHELTWAGRVAWKHHTCMVSALSVNTTLKQHPLIWSAMNLPHDAYKLLAVPSPIGGVLVIGANTIHYHSQSASCHLGLNNFAVPADGSQEMPRSGFTTELDAATATWLTNDVAVFSSKSGELLLLTLVYDGRVVQRLELMKSRASVLTSDITTIGSSFFFLGSRLGDSLLVQYYSGIGAPTLNHGVKEEVGDIESDAPSMKRLRRSPSDALQDLITSEELTFYGTGPNNAQIAQKNFTFAVRDSLLNIGPLKDFSYGMRINGDPSATGVAKQSNYELVCCSGHGKNGALTVLQKSIRPDTITQESLPGCKGIWTVYHKNLRSDSSKGVADEDEYHAYLIISLENRTMVLQTANNLEEVTENVDYYVQGTTVAAGNLFGRRRVIQVFARGARILDGAFMTQDLSLKSSNTEMNVASDGATVSSVSIADPYVLLRMTDGSIQLLVGDPYTCSVSVINPPVSENSDKLVLACTLYHDKGPEPWIRKTSTDAWLSTGIGEAIDGADGSTHDHGDVYCVLCYDNGDLEIFDVPNFNSIFLVDKFVSGRSHILDTFFHGAANNHINLTNKYSEDIGQVRKEANHSIKVVELSMQRWDSEHNRPFLLGILSDGTILCYHAYIYEVSDNASKTEGVVSSQNSVNLSNANASRLRNLRFVRVPLDTYAKEETPSGVCSQRITVFKNVGGLQGFFLSGSRPMWFMMFRERLRMHPQGCDGPIVAFTVLHNVNCNHGFICITSEGALKICQLPALSYDNYWPVQKIGLKGTPHQVTYFAEKNLYPVIVSVPVLKPLNQVLSSLVDQEVGNQFEHDNINMEGTYPMEEFEVRIMEPEKINGPWQTRATIPMQSSEHALTVRVVTLFNTTAQRNETLLAIGTAYVQGEDVAARGRILLYSVERISDNIQYFQVTEVYSKELKGAISALASLQGHLLLASGPKIILHKWTGSELNGVAFHDVPPLYVVSLNIVKNFILLGDIHKSIYFLSWKEQGSQLNLLAKDFGSLDCLATEFLIDGSTLSLTVSDDQKNVQIFYYAPKVSESWKGQKLLSRAEFHVGAHITKFLRLQLLPTSADRTMPGSDKTNRFALLFGTLEGSIGCIAPLEELTFRRLQSLQKKLVDSVCHVAGLNPRSFRHFHSNGKAHRPGPDSIVDCELLVHFEMLALEDQLEIANQIGTTRMQIMSNLNDLSVATNFL from the exons ATGAGTTTCGCGGCGTTCAAGATGATGCATTGGGCAACCGGCATCGAGCACTGCGCCTCGGGTTTCATCACCCATTCCTCCGCAGATTCCACGCCCAAAATCCCTCCGATCACCGCCGACGACATCGACTCGGACTGGACCACCTCCACCAAGCCGATTGGACCGGTTCCCAACCTCATTACTGCTGCCGCCAACGTTCTTGAAGTTTACATTGTAAGAATTCAGGAAGAGGCTTCTCCGTCCTTAGCTCACAAAGCTGCTGCCGAGCCCAAGGGTGGTGGAGCCGTCTTAGCTGGCGTTTCCGGTGCCTCACTTGAGCTCGTTTGCCATGATAG GCTGCATGGCAATGTGGAGTCATTGGAGGTGTTACCAAATGGAGCTACTGATGGTGGAAGGAGGAGAGACTCTATTATATTGACTTTTCGAGATGCAAAGATCTCAGTTTTGGAGTTTGATGAATCAATATGTGGGCTACGAACCAG TTCCATGCATTGTTTTGAGGGTTCTGATTGGGTTCACTTGAGAAGAGGCAGAGAATTTTTCCCAAGAGGCCCACTAGTGAAAGTTGATCCATTGGGGAGGTGTGCTGCAGTCCTTGCATATGGATTACAAATGATAGTCCTCAAAGCAGCTGAG GCTAGCACTGGTTTAACTGCACCTGCGGAGGACAGTACTTTCAGGGCAGCTGCTGCATCTCGAATTGAATCATCGTATATTGTTGGCTTACGAGATCTTGATATGAAGCACGTTAAAGATTTCATCTTCATCCATG GTTATATTGAGCCTGTTGTGGTAATCCTTCATGAACATGAGCTTACATGGGCGGGTCGGGTTGCTTGGAAACATCACACTTGTATGGTTTCAGCACTCAGCGTCAATACAACATTAAAGCAGCATCCGCTCATATGGTCAGCAATG AATCTCCCTCATGATGCATACAAGCTCCTTGCAGTTCCTTCACCTATTGGCGGAGTTCTTGTAATTGGTGCGAATACAATTCATTATCATAGCCAG TCTGCTTCATGTCACTTGGGGTTGAACAATTTTGCTGTTCCCGCAGATGGAAG TCAAGAGATGCCTAGGTCTGGATTTACTACGGAGCTTGATGCCGCCACTGCGACATGGTTAACTAATGATGTTGCTGTGTTCTCCTCTAAATCTGGGGAGCTGCTTTTGCTTACTCTTGTTTATGATGGGAG AGTTGTTCAGAGGCTTGAACTGATGAAGTCAAGAGCTTCAGTCCTTACATCG GACATTACTACCATTGGAAGCTCGTTTTTCTTTTTGGGCAGTCGGTTGGGTGATAGTCTGCTTGTACAGTACTATTCTGGAATTGGAGCTCCAACACTAAATCATGGTGTAAAGGAAGAG GTTGGAGATATTGAAAGTGATGCCCCTTCAATGAAGAGACTTCGGAGATCTCCTTCTGATGCATTGCAGGATTTGATTACCAGCGAGGAACTTACATTCTATGGCACAGGTCCAAACAATGCTCAAATAGCTCAG AAAAACTTTACCTTTGCAGTACGGGATTCATTGCTTAATATTGGTCCACTAAAGGATTTCTCTTATGGTATGAGAATTAATGGCGATCCAAGTGCTACAGGAGTTGCGAAGCAAAGTAATTATGAACTG GTATGCTGTTCTGGCCATGGAAAAAATGGTGCTCTCACAGTACTTCAAAAATCAATCCGCCCAGATACAATAACTCAA GAATCATTACCTGGTTGCAAAGGAATTTGGACTGTCTACCACAAGAATTTGCGCAGTGACTCCTCTAAAGGAGTAGCTGACGAGGATGAATATCATGCATACTTGATTATTAGTTTGGAAAATCGTACAATG GTATTGCAAACTGCTAATAATCTTGAGGAGGTAACTGAAAATGTGGACTATTACGTCCAAGGAACTACAGTTGCTGCAGGAAATTTATTTGGAAG ACGTCGAGTTATCCAAGTATTTGCTCGTGGTGCTCGGATACTTGATGGTGCTTTTATGACTCAAGATTTGAGCTTAAAATCTTCCAATACAGAGATGAATGTAGCTTCTGATGGGGCAACTGTGTCCTCAGTTTCCATAGCTGATCCTTATGTGTTGCTGAGAATGACTGATGGAAGCATTCAGCTTCTTGTTGGAG ATCCATATACCTGCTCTGTTTCAGTCATCAATCCACCAGTATCTGAAAACTCTGATAAGTTGGTATTAGCTTGCACTCTCTATCATGATAAAGGTCCTGAACCATGGATTCGTAAGACAAGTACTGATGCCTGGCTTTCTACTGGGATTGGTGAGGCTATCGATGGGGCTGATGGTTCAACACATGATCATGGTGACGTGTACTGCGTTCTATGCTATGACAATGGAGATCTGGAGATATTTGATGTACCTAACTTCAACAGTATTTTCTTGGTCGATAAATTTGTATCTGGAAGGAGCCACATCTTAGATACATTTTTCCATGGCGCAGCGAATAATCATATAAACCTCACAAACAAATATTCTGAAGATATTGGACAAGTCAGAAAAGAGGCCAATCACAGTATAAAGGTGGTTGAGCTGTCTATGCAGAGATGGGATTCTGAGCATAACCGGCCATTCCTTTTAGGAATATTGTCTGATGGGACCATTCTTTGTTATCATGCTTACATTTATGAAGTTTCAGATAATGCTTCCAAGACTGAGGGTGTCGTTTCTTCTCAGAACTCTGTTAATCTTAGCAATGCGAATGCATCTAGGCTTAGAAATTTACGATTCGTTCGTGTCCCCTTGGACACGTATGCAAAAGAAGAGACACCATCTGGAGTCTGCTCACAACGCATCACTGTTTTCAAGAATGTTGGTGGTCTACAAGGTTTTTTTCTTTCTGGCTCAAGGCCAATGTGGTTTATGATGTTTCGAGAACGTCTTCGGATGCACCCACAG GGGTGTGATGGACCTATAGTAGCCTTCACCGTTCTTCACAATGTTAACTGCAACCATGGGTTTATATGTATAACGTCAGAG GGTGCTCTGAAAATATGCCAGCTTCCAGCTTTATCATATGACAATTATTGGCCTGTACAAAAG ATTGGGCTGAAGGGGACTCCACATCAAGTTACCTATTTTGCAGAGAAGAACTTGTACCCTGTTATAGTTTCTGTTCCA GTGCTCAAGCCACTTAATCAAGTGCTCTCATCTCTTGTTGATCAAGAAGTCGGAAATCAGTTTGAGCATGATAATATTAATATGGAGGGGACATATCCCATGGAAGAATTTGAGGTTCGGATTATGGAACCAGAGAAAATAAATGGCCCCTGGCAGACTAGGGCTACTATTCCTATGCAAAGTTCTGAACACGCTCTTACTGTGCGAGTGGTGACGTTATTT AACACAACTGCACAAAGAAATGAGACACTTTTGGCAATTGGAACTGCTTATGTACAAGGAGAGGATGTTGCAGCAAGAGGACGCATTCTTTTATATTCTGTTGAAAGAATCTCAGACAATATACAG TATTTTCAGGTTACAGAAGTCTATTCCAAGGAGTTGAAGGGTGCTATATCAGCTCTTGCATCACTTCAAGGCCATTTACTACTTGCTTCAGGTCCTAAAATTATTCTGCACAAATGGACAGGCTCTGAGTTGAACGGTGTTGCCTTTCATGATGTTCCACCTCTCTATGTCGTGAGCTTAAACATC gttaaaaattttattcttctcgGCGATATTCACAAAAGCATATATTTTCTTAGTTGGAAAGAGCAGGGCTCTCAACTCAATCTGTTGGCAAAAGATTTTGGGTCACTTGATTGTTTAGCAACTGAGTTTTTGATCGATGGAAGCACACTCAGCCTCACTGTTTCAGATGACCAGAAGAATGTTCAG ATATTCTATTATGCTCCAAAAGTATCAGAGAGCTGGAAAGGACAGAAGCTTCTGTCTAGAGCTGAGTTTCATGTTGGCGCCCATATTACCAAATTTCTACGGTTGCAGCTTCTTCCCACATCTGCTGATCGAACTATGCCTGGCTCTGATAAGACAAACCGATTTGCCTTACTTTTTGGTACCCTGGAAGGCAGCATTGGCTGCATTGCACCTCTGGAGGAACTTACCTTTCGCCGTCTGCAGTCATTGCAGAAAAAGCTCGTAGATTCTGTCTGCCATGTCGCTGGACTAAATCCACGATCTTTCAGACACTTCCATTCGAATGGAAAGGCTCATCGCCCAGGTCCTGACAGCATTGTCGATTGTGAGCTGCTCGTGCA TTTCGAGATGCTGGCGCTCGAAGATCAACTAGAAATCGCTAATCAGATTGGTACGACACGGATGCAGATCATGTCTAACTTGAACGACCTCAGTGTTGCCACAAACTTCTTGTGA
- the LOC121802041 gene encoding cleavage and polyadenylation specificity factor subunit 1-like isoform X1 encodes MSFAAFKMMHWATGIEHCASGFITHSSADSTPKIPPITADDIDSDWTTSTKPIGPVPNLITAAANVLEVYIVRIQEEASPSLAHKAAAEPKGGGAVLAGVSGASLELVCHDRLHGNVESLEVLPNGATDGGRRRDSIILTFRDAKISVLEFDESICGLRTSSMHCFEGSDWVHLRRGREFFPRGPLVKVDPLGRCAAVLAYGLQMIVLKAAEASTGLTAPAEDSTFRAAAASRIESSYIVGLRDLDMKHVKDFIFIHGYIEPVVVILHEHELTWAGRVAWKHHTCMVSALSVNTTLKQHPLIWSAMNLPHDAYKLLAVPSPIGGVLVIGANTIHYHSQSASCHLGLNNFAVPADGSQEMPRSGFTTELDAATATWLTNDVAVFSSKSGELLLLTLVYDGRVVQRLELMKSRASVLTSDITTIGSSFFFLGSRLGDSLLVQYYSGIGAPTLNHGVKEEVGDIESDAPSMKRLRRSPSDALQDLITSEELTFYGTGPNNAQIAQKNFTFAVRDSLLNIGPLKDFSYGMRINGDPSATGVAKQSNYELVCCSGHGKNGALTVLQKSIRPDTITQESLPGCKGIWTVYHKNLRSDSSKGVADEDEYHAYLIISLENRTMVLQTANNLEEVTENVDYYVQGTTVAAGNLFGRRRVIQVFARGARILDGAFMTQDLSLKSSNTEMNVASDGATVSSVSIADPYVLLRMTDGSIQLLVGDPYTCSVSVINPPVSENSDKLVLACTLYHDKGPEPWIRKTSTDAWLSTGIGEAIDGADGSTHDHGDVYCVLCYDNGDLEIFDVPNFNSIFLVDKFVSGRSHILDTFFHGAANNHINLTNKYSEDIGQVRKEANHSIKVVELSMQRWDSEHNRPFLLGILSDGTILCYHAYIYEVSDNASKTEGVVSSQNSVNLSNANASRLRNLRFVRVPLDTYAKEETPSGVCSQRITVFKNVGGLQGFFLSGSRPMWFMMFRERLRMHPQGCDGPIVAFTVLHNVNCNHGFICITSEGALKICQLPALSYDNYWPVQKIGLKGTPHQVTYFAEKNLYPVIVSVPVLKPLNQVLSSLVDQEVGNQFEHDNINMEGTYPMEEFEVRIMEPEKINGPWQTRATIPMQSSEHALTVRVVTLFNTTAQRNETLLAIGTAYVQGEDVAARGRILLYSVERISDNIQVKYFQVTEVYSKELKGAISALASLQGHLLLASGPKIILHKWTGSELNGVAFHDVPPLYVVSLNIVKNFILLGDIHKSIYFLSWKEQGSQLNLLAKDFGSLDCLATEFLIDGSTLSLTVSDDQKNVQIFYYAPKVSESWKGQKLLSRAEFHVGAHITKFLRLQLLPTSADRTMPGSDKTNRFALLFGTLEGSIGCIAPLEELTFRRLQSLQKKLVDSVCHVAGLNPRSFRHFHSNGKAHRPGPDSIVDCELLVHFEMLALEDQLEIANQIGTTRMQIMSNLNDLSVATNFL; translated from the exons ATGAGTTTCGCGGCGTTCAAGATGATGCATTGGGCAACCGGCATCGAGCACTGCGCCTCGGGTTTCATCACCCATTCCTCCGCAGATTCCACGCCCAAAATCCCTCCGATCACCGCCGACGACATCGACTCGGACTGGACCACCTCCACCAAGCCGATTGGACCGGTTCCCAACCTCATTACTGCTGCCGCCAACGTTCTTGAAGTTTACATTGTAAGAATTCAGGAAGAGGCTTCTCCGTCCTTAGCTCACAAAGCTGCTGCCGAGCCCAAGGGTGGTGGAGCCGTCTTAGCTGGCGTTTCCGGTGCCTCACTTGAGCTCGTTTGCCATGATAG GCTGCATGGCAATGTGGAGTCATTGGAGGTGTTACCAAATGGAGCTACTGATGGTGGAAGGAGGAGAGACTCTATTATATTGACTTTTCGAGATGCAAAGATCTCAGTTTTGGAGTTTGATGAATCAATATGTGGGCTACGAACCAG TTCCATGCATTGTTTTGAGGGTTCTGATTGGGTTCACTTGAGAAGAGGCAGAGAATTTTTCCCAAGAGGCCCACTAGTGAAAGTTGATCCATTGGGGAGGTGTGCTGCAGTCCTTGCATATGGATTACAAATGATAGTCCTCAAAGCAGCTGAG GCTAGCACTGGTTTAACTGCACCTGCGGAGGACAGTACTTTCAGGGCAGCTGCTGCATCTCGAATTGAATCATCGTATATTGTTGGCTTACGAGATCTTGATATGAAGCACGTTAAAGATTTCATCTTCATCCATG GTTATATTGAGCCTGTTGTGGTAATCCTTCATGAACATGAGCTTACATGGGCGGGTCGGGTTGCTTGGAAACATCACACTTGTATGGTTTCAGCACTCAGCGTCAATACAACATTAAAGCAGCATCCGCTCATATGGTCAGCAATG AATCTCCCTCATGATGCATACAAGCTCCTTGCAGTTCCTTCACCTATTGGCGGAGTTCTTGTAATTGGTGCGAATACAATTCATTATCATAGCCAG TCTGCTTCATGTCACTTGGGGTTGAACAATTTTGCTGTTCCCGCAGATGGAAG TCAAGAGATGCCTAGGTCTGGATTTACTACGGAGCTTGATGCCGCCACTGCGACATGGTTAACTAATGATGTTGCTGTGTTCTCCTCTAAATCTGGGGAGCTGCTTTTGCTTACTCTTGTTTATGATGGGAG AGTTGTTCAGAGGCTTGAACTGATGAAGTCAAGAGCTTCAGTCCTTACATCG GACATTACTACCATTGGAAGCTCGTTTTTCTTTTTGGGCAGTCGGTTGGGTGATAGTCTGCTTGTACAGTACTATTCTGGAATTGGAGCTCCAACACTAAATCATGGTGTAAAGGAAGAG GTTGGAGATATTGAAAGTGATGCCCCTTCAATGAAGAGACTTCGGAGATCTCCTTCTGATGCATTGCAGGATTTGATTACCAGCGAGGAACTTACATTCTATGGCACAGGTCCAAACAATGCTCAAATAGCTCAG AAAAACTTTACCTTTGCAGTACGGGATTCATTGCTTAATATTGGTCCACTAAAGGATTTCTCTTATGGTATGAGAATTAATGGCGATCCAAGTGCTACAGGAGTTGCGAAGCAAAGTAATTATGAACTG GTATGCTGTTCTGGCCATGGAAAAAATGGTGCTCTCACAGTACTTCAAAAATCAATCCGCCCAGATACAATAACTCAA GAATCATTACCTGGTTGCAAAGGAATTTGGACTGTCTACCACAAGAATTTGCGCAGTGACTCCTCTAAAGGAGTAGCTGACGAGGATGAATATCATGCATACTTGATTATTAGTTTGGAAAATCGTACAATG GTATTGCAAACTGCTAATAATCTTGAGGAGGTAACTGAAAATGTGGACTATTACGTCCAAGGAACTACAGTTGCTGCAGGAAATTTATTTGGAAG ACGTCGAGTTATCCAAGTATTTGCTCGTGGTGCTCGGATACTTGATGGTGCTTTTATGACTCAAGATTTGAGCTTAAAATCTTCCAATACAGAGATGAATGTAGCTTCTGATGGGGCAACTGTGTCCTCAGTTTCCATAGCTGATCCTTATGTGTTGCTGAGAATGACTGATGGAAGCATTCAGCTTCTTGTTGGAG ATCCATATACCTGCTCTGTTTCAGTCATCAATCCACCAGTATCTGAAAACTCTGATAAGTTGGTATTAGCTTGCACTCTCTATCATGATAAAGGTCCTGAACCATGGATTCGTAAGACAAGTACTGATGCCTGGCTTTCTACTGGGATTGGTGAGGCTATCGATGGGGCTGATGGTTCAACACATGATCATGGTGACGTGTACTGCGTTCTATGCTATGACAATGGAGATCTGGAGATATTTGATGTACCTAACTTCAACAGTATTTTCTTGGTCGATAAATTTGTATCTGGAAGGAGCCACATCTTAGATACATTTTTCCATGGCGCAGCGAATAATCATATAAACCTCACAAACAAATATTCTGAAGATATTGGACAAGTCAGAAAAGAGGCCAATCACAGTATAAAGGTGGTTGAGCTGTCTATGCAGAGATGGGATTCTGAGCATAACCGGCCATTCCTTTTAGGAATATTGTCTGATGGGACCATTCTTTGTTATCATGCTTACATTTATGAAGTTTCAGATAATGCTTCCAAGACTGAGGGTGTCGTTTCTTCTCAGAACTCTGTTAATCTTAGCAATGCGAATGCATCTAGGCTTAGAAATTTACGATTCGTTCGTGTCCCCTTGGACACGTATGCAAAAGAAGAGACACCATCTGGAGTCTGCTCACAACGCATCACTGTTTTCAAGAATGTTGGTGGTCTACAAGGTTTTTTTCTTTCTGGCTCAAGGCCAATGTGGTTTATGATGTTTCGAGAACGTCTTCGGATGCACCCACAG GGGTGTGATGGACCTATAGTAGCCTTCACCGTTCTTCACAATGTTAACTGCAACCATGGGTTTATATGTATAACGTCAGAG GGTGCTCTGAAAATATGCCAGCTTCCAGCTTTATCATATGACAATTATTGGCCTGTACAAAAG ATTGGGCTGAAGGGGACTCCACATCAAGTTACCTATTTTGCAGAGAAGAACTTGTACCCTGTTATAGTTTCTGTTCCA GTGCTCAAGCCACTTAATCAAGTGCTCTCATCTCTTGTTGATCAAGAAGTCGGAAATCAGTTTGAGCATGATAATATTAATATGGAGGGGACATATCCCATGGAAGAATTTGAGGTTCGGATTATGGAACCAGAGAAAATAAATGGCCCCTGGCAGACTAGGGCTACTATTCCTATGCAAAGTTCTGAACACGCTCTTACTGTGCGAGTGGTGACGTTATTT AACACAACTGCACAAAGAAATGAGACACTTTTGGCAATTGGAACTGCTTATGTACAAGGAGAGGATGTTGCAGCAAGAGGACGCATTCTTTTATATTCTGTTGAAAGAATCTCAGACAATATACAGGTGAAG TATTTTCAGGTTACAGAAGTCTATTCCAAGGAGTTGAAGGGTGCTATATCAGCTCTTGCATCACTTCAAGGCCATTTACTACTTGCTTCAGGTCCTAAAATTATTCTGCACAAATGGACAGGCTCTGAGTTGAACGGTGTTGCCTTTCATGATGTTCCACCTCTCTATGTCGTGAGCTTAAACATC gttaaaaattttattcttctcgGCGATATTCACAAAAGCATATATTTTCTTAGTTGGAAAGAGCAGGGCTCTCAACTCAATCTGTTGGCAAAAGATTTTGGGTCACTTGATTGTTTAGCAACTGAGTTTTTGATCGATGGAAGCACACTCAGCCTCACTGTTTCAGATGACCAGAAGAATGTTCAG ATATTCTATTATGCTCCAAAAGTATCAGAGAGCTGGAAAGGACAGAAGCTTCTGTCTAGAGCTGAGTTTCATGTTGGCGCCCATATTACCAAATTTCTACGGTTGCAGCTTCTTCCCACATCTGCTGATCGAACTATGCCTGGCTCTGATAAGACAAACCGATTTGCCTTACTTTTTGGTACCCTGGAAGGCAGCATTGGCTGCATTGCACCTCTGGAGGAACTTACCTTTCGCCGTCTGCAGTCATTGCAGAAAAAGCTCGTAGATTCTGTCTGCCATGTCGCTGGACTAAATCCACGATCTTTCAGACACTTCCATTCGAATGGAAAGGCTCATCGCCCAGGTCCTGACAGCATTGTCGATTGTGAGCTGCTCGTGCA TTTCGAGATGCTGGCGCTCGAAGATCAACTAGAAATCGCTAATCAGATTGGTACGACACGGATGCAGATCATGTCTAACTTGAACGACCTCAGTGTTGCCACAAACTTCTTGTGA